The Lampris incognitus isolate fLamInc1 chromosome 15, fLamInc1.hap2, whole genome shotgun sequence genomic interval GTTAATAGTTCAGCAGTTAGAAATCATGACAGTTTCCCAATGCTGGAGTCTCCAACCACCACTCTGCACCTGATTATGTCGGAGGAATCTCATCTGTTTAatccctctttctttttcttttttttgatctGCCAGTGTTAGTAGAAACAAGTGATTAATTCTAATGTGATGTAAATATATTGCCTTTGAATGAAATGTTCAGGGGATTGTTGGTGCTCTTTGTCCTCTCTGCTTCTTCGTTGACACATAGCAGTGCTGCATAATTGTAAATAGTCGGATATTGGGATTTTATGTTTTTGTTAATATTGATGTGTTTTGAATTATATTTTCAATGCATCTGAAAGTCCCATGTCTGACCGATCACGACCTTTGAGTGTGCAACATTTACCCATGTGACCAAAGCAAAAGAAGTCTGCGGTAACAGGCGAAATAGAGAAAAGCTAAACATTGTGTTTTTTGGAAATGGTGGCAatgagtaaagtgaaaaagaaTGGATAAGATAATGTAAGGATAAGTTGCAAATGTTCAACAAAGTAGTTTTATTTGCTGAAACCACAGCAATTTTAATCAACAGTCATGAACAAAATATTTACCACAAATAATTGGAATGATCATTTTTGCCATAATCGTAAGCAGAGGTTTAACTACTAGGTCAACAGATGCTGGATGGTTGGACTGGGATCATCCGGCTCTGTCTGCCATGCTGTTTACCTCTGGCATTGATTTTACATTGTCGCCGTCGAAAGCAAAAGCTTTATCTCATATTGCCCATTTGAAGCCAACAAGCTAGGAAAAAAAGAGGTGTTTGTCACCACAATTTAACCACAAACCACAGGACTCCACCGTGTAGCGCTTTGCTGACTCCAAATATAAACTGTCCTATCCAAATAATCTGGATAAAGGCCTCTGATAACTCCCTTTTTAAGCCTGTTTTACTAACATTTACACTAATAAAGTATGCTGTGCCATTGCAGGGTCTGTCTATTTTTAACAGAGCTAACAAATGTTGTCTAACTGTTCCCTCCTCTTCCCTTTATGCTGCCAATAGAGGCAATCAAGTGTTTAAATGCAGCCATCGACATTTACACAGACATGGTAAGATGCACATGGACAGAAGGACTCCATCCAGATTTTAAACCACAGCAGCTGTTTTAACCTTACTAATAAATGTGCCCATCATTTGATGTGAGACATTTTTACTTTTATCTGAGGAGCTAACTTGCCCTTTTGACAACAGATGTTGCCAGATAGTTAATTGGGAGAACATGATTTCTGTTGTGACGCTATTGGAGAGCTGGCAAAACATGTTTTTAACATGTGTGTTTACACTTTGACATTTTGCAAATTGATTATTTTTGACATCAGGTTCTATAGAGCCCGTCTCTGGATCAGGTTAAATTCACAATGAATCCAAGATGCCACATTTTATAGCATGCAAAATGACGATTGTTTGTCTTGAAAGGGtcccatttatttcattttgtgtTCATTTTGTATTCATTTTGCAGCAAAAGTCCTAGAGCTCATCCTAACTAGCATTTTTAAAGGAGTTTAAAAGTCCCATGTTACTTGATTAAACTTTCAGCCTTCTCTCGTGTCTTAGTTTTGATCCCTACCAGTTATTCATAAAGGCTGAACTTTGAGCCATGTTACAATTGAGTGTTAGTACCTTGATCAAATCCCTCTTGTAAGGTCTTACATTAAAGTGGGGTTTAATGTGCAGTGCTAATCCTACCTTTTGAAGCCACAAGGTGCCCCTCCCTGATCTGTGTGCTGTGGAAAAGAATATCGTTTTGGACTGTGACTGACCTTTTACATCCATTTAGTAATGATTTCTCCGACTCCAGGGACGGTTCACCATTGCTGCCAAACACCACATCAGCATCGCAGAGGTCTACGAGTCTGAACTGGTGGATATCGAAaaggtgtgtttgtgagagttgAGTAAGATTTGTAATATTAAACAGTTCTTAATGGAATGGCAATCTATAGAGGATCGATGTAAATGTTACTGACTTTtggccaccttttttttttttaatatctatATTACCCTATTTCTGCTTTTAGACTTTTCCTTGAAGCATTCTGCTTTTAAATGGGTGCTGTTTGAAATCTCGCTACAGCAACTATTCTAATAGTACtgctgatgatgataacaatgcaTGAATGTTTTTAAAtcgccacttctttttttttcaaataggcTATTGCACATTATGAGCAAGCAGCAGACTACTACAAGGGAGAAGAATCAAACAGGTACTTTCTCAGGACCACACAACATCATAAACAACTCTGTTATTATGAATGACAGGTAAATGGAATTTAAAAAATCTAAATGTTACTAGTCTCAAACACGGTTCCCAAGTATTCTCATTCCTATTTGGGGTACAGGAATACCAATACTGGAATATGGAGGTGATGTTGAGCAGTTTCCCATACTAAAATTGAAATTACTCAAAATTCCACTATTTTTCACATGCACGAACGAGGATGATATGGAGACAAATGAATTCCTTTTTAATCCATTCACCTCAAACTTGAGGTCTATCTTTCGGCAATAAAGTGATATACTTGATTTGTAACTCATGATTGATACTCAGGATTGGGATTTGCAGTCAAATAGCGGTGTCGGTGCAGGCCAAGTATTCATCACCTATTGCCTGTGGTATTTATTGCTTATAGTTATATATCCATGTTTGTACAGTTTATGCATATGCACACTGGAGTGTTGTTTAATTCCCCTCTGTGCTTTTCATTTAGCTCTGCCAACAAGTGTCTGTTGAAGGTCGGCGCCTATAGCGCTCAGTTGGAGCAGTACCAAAAGGCCATTGAAATCTATGAGCAGGTGTGTTTGGTAGCTTATTTACTTTGTGGGTGTGTGGCCTGCTTaggtttctgtttgttttttgttttttttgagtgGTGCTGCAGGAACTGACATCTTCACACATGTATGTTTTGGCTGTGTACAGGTCGGTGCCAACACCATGGACAACCCGTTGCTGAAATATAGCGCCAAAGAGTACTTCTTCAAAGCAGCACTGTGCCATTTCATTGTCGACGAGCTTAATGCTAAGGCAAGTTTGTGCCGGTGTGCCACAGTCCTAGGAAATCGAGATGAAGAGCCACACAGAAGGATTTTAACATTCTGTCTCTCCGCAGATTGCCGTTGAGAAGTACGAGGAAATGTTCCCAGCCTTCTCAGACTCAAGAGAGTGCAAACTGTTGAAGGTAGTTTTATAAGATGGTTATAAGTTGGCAGAATTTGACAGAAGTCTTTACTTTTCCCTCTCAATCGACTGTTTCCTCGTCTGACCTACATTTCTTGCTTCACAGAAACTTCTGGAGGCTCACGAGGAGCAGAACAGTGAAGCATTCACAGATGCAGTAAGTCTGATATGCCCCAAGGAACATTTCTAGTCCCAAACCAGGTCTTGTTTTGGATCAAACATAACATACTCAGTCACCACTGATCCAATGACAGTTCCTCCTCTGTCTCTAATCACTGTTTATACATTCCTACTGGTGAGCACAGGAATCCCACTGCTCACCCTTTTCTGTTCTCTGCTGCACTCACATCAAGGGAATTACAGATAAATCCTAATTTATAGAACCTGCTTTTGACTGAATTAACTGTTATGAATCTCTTAAAGCCTACTGTACTTTCTCAATAATTGATTGACTGAGTCAGAGATGCTTCTCCAAGTTCACCCCAAGTTGGAGGCAGCGGAATTTCGATGtacatgtatgtatttatgtagtaCATAAAATGATTTTCTGTTGAGAGTGAAAGTCATGCCAATGCATCAAAATGAATACACAAGATTCATAATTAAGAATACTCAAAATGCGTAGCAATACTGGTAAAAAATGTTTTGCCAAAAAAACTGGTTTCCAATTACCAAGCATTTCCAGTAGGTAAGGCCAGAATAAATTGAGCAGATTTTATAATCCTAATCTCAAGATTTTATTTTTATGCCTTCTGTCTGTAGGTGAAGGAGTTTGATTCAATCTCGCGTCTGGACCAGTGGCACACCACCCTTCTGCTGCGCATCAAAAAGACCATCCAGGGCGATGAGGGTGACTTAAAGTGAGCGAGGAATTGGGGGTGAGGATGGGGGCACCCAGGACAGTAATGCAATGCCGCATGAAAGGGTCAATTTATTATGGCATGCTACTCACACAACCTTTTCACTATATGTATCATTTTTTTTGTGTACTAGTCAGCCCAGGTTTCTGTCATACAGTAAGTTTAAATTCTGACGAAGTCCATAGCGCATCTTGAAGAGTATATTCTGTTGATGTCTGAATGCTGTGCTACTCGCCACCTGTTAGGGTTCCTCTGGCGCCCTCTTTTATCGAAGGTCTCTAAACCTAGCTAGGATGCAAAACCCTCTGGCCCTCGCCTCGCCTCTGGAGGACAGCTGCATTTCCCCTCCACGCTGACTTCTGACCCGGGGGATTTCTAACTGGTGAAACTGTATTGAAACTGAGGATTATCTGACGTTAGTATTGAGAGTGAGCACTGCATGATTTGTACAGCTTTTTGTTAATTCAAAGTAGTTTTCATATATTTAAGGTAATTTTATTTAGTTTTAAGTTTGAGTACATCCAAGTTCCGTGTGTACAGGTTTCAACTGAAGAATGTATTATCGGCTAAATGTGTTTTGTGAGGGTTTCGGAGCAGAAAAATTTAGTCTCTATCAACAGCTTTTGGAAGTCATTTCAGTTAATCCAGCCATAATGAGAGTGAAGTTGTTTCCAGGGAGACTTACAAAATGGGCAATCAAAAACATTTGACTGTTGGAGAAACTCagtcctttttttttacattgtattCAATAATGAATTTGTTCTTTTAATACTTGTGTGGCTTTAAGATGCAATATTATTTATAATGTTTAAATCTACAAGCTGCGGTTCAGGTTTTCTGTggaaaaatgtatttttgatcGAAGAGAAATGGAAAAGGCAACCCCAACACCTTTTTTTTCCAGGGCAGTTTCACTTGGAGACTTTAGAAAATGTGCATCACTCCCTCATCTTGTGCCGTGTCGTGTTGTGACCATATCATTGAAGGTTTACCAGTGTAGTGCACCTTCCACATAGCCAGCTGCTAAGCATGTCATTGTGTATAGTTTAGCATTGTGCTACATTCACCAGTGTGGGCTGTACCAAAGTTTTTATTAAAGGGTCAACCACCCAATATATCAAGCCTCTTCCAGAAGGGATACCAGTGGAATAAAGATTGATCTCCCAACCTGTCAATTCTACGTAATGAAGCTTTTCTTAAACTTATTACTTATATCGTACATTAACTTTAATTTCTATGACTTGCATACCTAGTTTTAGCCTATATATAGTTTACAGTGAAATATTAACATTAAGACATATTCAAGACAGACTTGACAGTGTAAGACAAATTCTTGAACTTAGATGACGAGACTAGTAAGCACAAAGCCTGGCACTCAAGTCAgtttaaaattgatttttttcaaCATGTCACATTCAGGCCTTGTTGAAAAATCTTGTGCAATCAGAATTGCACCAGGTACAAGGAGTGAAATGGATTAAAACCTTCCAACACCCTGATTAAAAAACCTAAATTCAAATGCCATTTTCTACACACAGTGTTCAGCTGTCATCCCGTCCATCAGCTGAGAGGGTAGCTGTTTGCTCTGTAATGCAACCTTTTCCGGATACAACCACAGTTTGAATATCAGGCTCCATCATGTCAGTCCCAGGAGCAGCATCAGTTCCTGAAACTGGAGCCAAAATAGTCTGTGAAACGGCTGCCTCCAGGACAGATGCAGTTGATACAGTGGGGGTTTTCGAAACTGAAGTCGACGTGGCTTCTGAGACGGCGACAGAGACgggcacagtgagagaggaggaggaggatgcagaCGTGGAATGCACTGAAATCGGGTGACCcatggagacagggagagagaagggaacagAGATTGCTGAGCCATCAATGGAAATAACGCTGGCTCCAGCACTGTCAGTGGTGACGATCGGCTGGATCTGGGTGCCCGTTGGCACCTCAGTGTGGATGACGGTGATTCCACCAAGGGCACTGTGACTGAGCAGGGCAATGGTGCCATGGCTGGCCCAGTCGGCTGAGAGTGCTACTGGCTCAGCTGGCACCGCTATAGTCTTAGCCTGGGCCTTGCTGCCTCTGTTGCAAATGCTACCATCACCTTCACCTTTGTCCTGTCTCTCAACAGCACCTGATTTTTCTGCTTTCCCCTTGGGAGAAAGTTTGGGCTTTTTCTCCTCCACATTATCCTTCAGCACCACCAGGTAGTTCTTCCAAGGGGCATCCGTGTCATGAGTCTGAGGGTTACAAATTTCAATATAGTTTAAACACAGGAGGTTCTGACAGAACAGATCTTAATTTTAATTCTATTCCAAAATTCCAATAGACCTTGTCTATCCAAATGTCATCATGAATAAAAATATTTAAACAATTTTTGAATAAATTCAAATGACTTGTATTACTAAGCAAATTTAGATTAGCACTTGTGTTATATGTATACAAGTACTTTATATGCCTTCAGTCCAGCAGCCCCCTACAAAAATAGCATCATTCCTGAAGGTCCATTATACATCAGTAAAAGGAGCCATGTATGGACGCTATTTTGAAAACAGTACCTATACATTAGGGCTGAACAATTTGGGGAAATAACCTAACTGCGATTTAGCttgagttttttttccctttaagtTCATTATCTTCTGTTATCCACTAAACACAAGCAATAAATCATTCTACGGTATGAACAGTCAACTTATAAACTGCTCTTTCCTGTAGGCCAGGCCTACATGTTatgatgaaatgaaataaaatgatgCATAGATTGATATAACATCTTTAACTATTgaactgtaaaaagaaaaaaccttCAATCACAGTAGAATATTGACTGACTGATTTAATTTCAAGCCTTGTAAACATGTAATATAATTATCATGACTTAACTGTTTAATAAAATCTGCAAAAGGAACAACAAAGCACTGCAGAACAACAGGTCTGGTATGACCATAAATATGAAAATACGAATCTTACCAATCTCCAGTCAGTAACGGTAACAAATCACACAATATAAAAAAGAACAAATCTGTGGCACTCAAAATATTTTGATAACGCCGTCATTGTAATAAGCATGTAATATGTAAACATGTACGTTGCAttttaataaaatctaaaaagaaaaaaactgtgAACATTACTTATATGCAGCCAGTAACAGTAACAAACCACACAGACTACAGTGCACAAGGAGTATGGCACTGCCAGCCACTAGCTCGTCCTACTGTATGGTTCTCAGTAGCCCACAGGTTTTCTGCCAGAAAAACCAGCATATCAACTTTTGCTGGTTTCAAGGACGAACGACTATACGTTACTATGTTCCCTCCGGTGCTAAACTGACATTCTGAGGGGGAACTTGTGGGCCAACTTGCTCAGTCGTGGAAAGTTGATCTTGTGTAGCTTCCACCAGGCTAGGGGATCTTCTTCTCCATCGATGGCAGAGGTCATCAGGTAACTATTCAACTTGGCCTCCACGGCATCTTCAATGTGCACAGACAAAGCAGGAGATGCTGCACTGGTTCTGAAAAAGCTGCCAAAAGACATCTTTGCCTTTTCCACAGAGGGCTTTGCACTTTGAGGCTTCAAAACGGTTTCAGTACGGGACCTCTTCTCCTGCCAGATTAAAAAATAATAGCCTTTAGTTTTGCAATGAGGGatatacatatataatccagtgagtcaagtaaattctttatgaggcagtaccagcctgtttcatgccataagcaatcatcagctgtcaataaagctactatgAAAGaacatacactatatatatatgtgtgtatgtgtgaggataCCATTGTCATTACCATATTCAAGAACATTATTagttttactattattattagacTTTATCTTAACTTGGTTTTATACATCTTGCTGACTATTCCATGTCAGTCTTTAGTCGGGTCTTAATGGGAGTTGACGTACTGTGTGAACCTCGGGTCCAGAAATGACATGATGTTGGGACAAGGGGGCATGCATTTCAATCACCTGACAATACCTGGGATATGGCCTTTGTCCATTCCAGCACTCTTGCAATCATCATTTCTTTGGATCCCAATCTTGTTGGTCACTCAGTTATGAGGATGTGCTCAGGAAGATTGAGCTCCCTGTGCCTCAGTGATGGCTGCCTTCTTCCAACTGTAGAAGAAGTGCCCCACCAGCTTCTTGCGTAGCCCTGTTGCTCTTGACACTAATTTTTCATTGCATTTTCTGaaagaaattttaaaaaatttAAAACTGGTGTACTTCATACAAGTTAAGTTGTGTGTTAATTGgctatcactctctctcactctcactcacacacacacacacgcttgctggtagtcgagtccgatgatgacgtccctcctcgttaacggtgtgtgatgactgtagagtccaattcttgatccataaGTTTTATGcatgttgggcatatgaagtctgagttagtgggggcaggcatggttgtgtgtctccttagtcttttctgttgtttttttttcacattcctctcaatTTCTATACCTTTGTGGCAGATCTTCCGCCAGTTGGAATGGTTGATAGCAGCTTGCTTGAGTCTCAAGAGgttgatacaacacttcttcaaagatatttttagctggtctttgtatcgcttcttctgaccacctgcggaccggcagcccagatgaagctgtccatacaagacttgacgtggcaggcgttcttgaggcatcctgattacatgcccaagccagcgcagttggtgttcagtgaccgtggcttctatgctcttgcagtttgtcctagcaagatcTCCGCACGGGGCAACACAGTCACACCACGTGATCCCCAttattcgctgcagacaccttatgtggaaccgctccagcaaccttaggtggcagctgtatgtgacccaggcttcacagctgtataggagatttgtgatgcagatggctttgtaaatggcaattttggtgtgtaggtggaggtgtttgttttggaagaccttacattGGAGTTTTCTAAAGGCTACAGAGGCTAgtttgattctattatgagtttcgtgatcagtgttgcagccctcagaaaggattctgcccaggtatttgaaagatggagcaactgaaagtggttggtgttctatagtgaagacaggcatagtggttggggggctggacctccattggcaaaacacctcagtcttggtggtgttgactgatagacccagcctgctgtaggcattcacagcTGCGGCAAGGGTGGTTTGCAGGTCATCTGGTGTGTGAGTTACAACAGcgcagtcatcagcgtactgcagctcaaagacctgcactgcagacaacttggtggtttgcctggaaccttcagatgttggagaggtttccatctagcctaaagtctattgtgatcctaGTACcgtcttccagatctttatgaaaaaagTTTTGTGA includes:
- the napbb gene encoding N-ethylmaleimide-sensitive factor attachment protein, beta b; this translates as MDNTGKEKEAIQLMADADKKVKSSGSFLGGMFGGGPHKVEEACEMYCRAANMFKMAKNWNGAGNAFCKAARLHLQLQNKHDCATSFIDAGNAFKKSDPNEAIKCLNAAIDIYTDMGRFTIAAKHHISIAEVYESELVDIEKAIAHYEQAADYYKGEESNSSANKCLLKVGAYSAQLEQYQKAIEIYEQVGANTMDNPLLKYSAKEYFFKAALCHFIVDELNAKIAVEKYEEMFPAFSDSRECKLLKKLLEAHEEQNSEAFTDAVKEFDSISRLDQWHTTLLLRIKKTIQGDEGDLK